Proteins encoded within one genomic window of Mycolicibacterium monacense:
- the rpsJ gene encoding 30S ribosomal protein S10, with the protein MAGQKIRIRLKAYDHEAIDASARKIVETVTRTGASVVGPVPLPTEKNVYCVIRSPHKYKDSREHFEMRTHKRLIDILDPTPKTVDALMRIDLPASVDVNIQ; encoded by the coding sequence GTGGCGGGACAAAAGATCCGCATCAGGCTCAAGGCCTACGACCACGAGGCGATCGACGCCTCGGCGCGCAAGATCGTGGAGACGGTCACCCGTACCGGTGCCAGCGTGGTGGGCCCCGTGCCGCTGCCGACCGAGAAGAACGTGTACTGCGTCATCCGCTCACCGCACAAGTACAAGGACTCGCGTGAGCACTTCGAGATGCGTACTCACAAGCGGTTGATCGACATCCTCGACCCGACGCCGAAGACCGTCGACGCGCTCATGCGCATCGACCTTCCGGCCAGCGTCGACGTGAACATCCAGTAG
- a CDS encoding carboxylesterase/lipase family protein encodes MAGCAAGPSDGPASTPGPDPALVRTASGAVRGTVADDHRLFAGIPYAAPPVGALRWRPPEPAPAWDGERQATRSGPRCLQDPGGDIELGRQTDEDCLTLNVWTPPVSNEKRPVMVWIHGGAFVNGSGGIYDARRLAARGDMVVVTVNYRLGTMGFLAHPALGAPGDVGNYGLADQQAALRWVRDNIADFGGDPDKVTVAGESAGGMSVCDHLVAPGSAGLFQAAIIQSAPCQAQAPLPVAEQRSLDYAAGAGCPDPATAAECLRALPADKLRKPVWFVEIGADELTGPVTGTKALPVDPVRAIADGTAARVPVLIGTNRDEFTLFVAMRYLQHDDRYTPEQYPGLLADTFGPDAGQVAARYPVDGFGADPQVSVPLAYAATVTDGEFACIADRMAARLAGGAPVYAYEFNDRAAPAPEPLRTLPFPVGASHSLELRYLFDVGGAPPLSPAQQTLSDQMIDYWAAFVASGAPSASDAPQWPQFGDGSFLSLQPDGNRVTRDYAREHQCAFWADLED; translated from the coding sequence ATGGCCGGATGTGCCGCAGGGCCGTCGGACGGGCCCGCTTCCACGCCGGGCCCCGACCCCGCTCTGGTCCGCACCGCCTCCGGTGCAGTGCGCGGCACCGTCGCCGACGACCACCGGCTGTTCGCCGGTATCCCGTATGCCGCCCCGCCCGTCGGCGCGCTGCGCTGGCGCCCGCCCGAACCCGCACCCGCGTGGGATGGCGAGCGACAGGCCACCCGCTCCGGTCCGCGCTGCCTGCAGGATCCCGGCGGTGACATCGAACTCGGCAGGCAGACCGACGAGGACTGTCTGACGCTCAACGTGTGGACGCCGCCGGTGTCGAACGAGAAGCGGCCGGTGATGGTCTGGATTCACGGCGGCGCCTTCGTCAACGGCAGCGGCGGCATCTACGACGCCCGCCGACTGGCCGCCCGCGGTGACATGGTCGTCGTCACCGTCAACTACCGGCTCGGAACGATGGGATTCCTGGCGCATCCGGCGCTGGGGGCGCCCGGCGACGTCGGCAACTACGGGCTGGCCGACCAGCAGGCCGCGCTGCGCTGGGTGCGCGACAACATCGCCGACTTCGGCGGCGACCCGGACAAGGTGACCGTGGCCGGCGAATCGGCCGGCGGCATGTCGGTGTGCGACCACCTCGTCGCACCTGGATCGGCGGGCCTGTTCCAGGCCGCGATCATCCAAAGCGCCCCCTGTCAGGCGCAGGCCCCGCTGCCCGTGGCCGAACAGCGCAGCCTCGACTACGCCGCAGGCGCCGGCTGCCCGGACCCGGCCACCGCCGCCGAATGCCTGCGCGCGCTGCCCGCCGACAAACTGCGCAAACCCGTCTGGTTCGTCGAGATCGGCGCCGACGAACTGACCGGACCGGTCACCGGCACCAAGGCGCTGCCGGTCGACCCCGTCCGGGCCATCGCCGACGGGACCGCGGCGCGGGTCCCGGTGCTGATCGGCACCAACCGCGACGAGTTCACCCTGTTCGTCGCGATGCGCTACCTCCAGCACGACGACCGGTACACCCCCGAGCAGTACCCCGGCCTGCTCGCCGACACGTTCGGGCCGGACGCCGGGCAGGTCGCCGCCCGCTATCCGGTCGACGGCTTCGGCGCCGACCCGCAGGTCAGCGTCCCGCTCGCCTACGCGGCGACGGTCACCGACGGTGAATTCGCGTGCATCGCCGACCGTATGGCCGCACGACTGGCCGGCGGGGCGCCCGTCTACGCCTACGAGTTCAACGACCGGGCGGCCCCGGCCCCGGAACCGTTGCGGACGCTGCCGTTCCCCGTCGGCGCCAGCCACTCACTCGAGTTGCGCTATCTGTTCGACGTCGGCGGGGCGCCGCCGCTGTCCCCGGCGCAGCAGACGCTGTCCGACCAGATGATCGACTACTGGGCCGCGTTCGTGGCCTCGGGTGCGCCGTCGGCCTCCGACGCGCCCCAGTGGCCGCAGTTCGGGGACGGCTCGTTCCTGTCTCTGCAACCCGACGGCAACCGGGTGACGAGGGACTACGCGCGGGAACATCAGTGCGCATTCTGGGCCGACCTGGAAGACTGA
- a CDS encoding cytochrome P450: protein MTSLIVDDAAKVLADPKAYADEARLHAALTHLRAHAPVSLVDVPDYRPFWAVTKHADIMAIERDNELWINAPRPMLVTAATDDLSQANLAAGGGLRTLIHMDDPLHRDIRKIGADWFRPKAMRALKTRVDELAKIYVDKMVEKGTECDFVQEVAVNFPLYVILSLLGLPESDFGRMLKLTQEMFGGDDDELTRGKSPEELHEVITDFFRYFTALTAERRANPTEDLASAIANAKIDGEFLNDIDCLSYYVIVASAGHDTTSAAISGGLLALIQNPDELARLKAHPELMGTATEEMIRWTTPVKEFMRTATADTEVRGVPIKEGESVLLSYVSANRDEDIFDQPFRFDVGRDPNKHLSFGYGVHFCLGAALARMEINSFFSELVPRLESIELAGDPEFIATIFVGGLKHLPIRYSLR from the coding sequence ATGACCAGTCTGATCGTCGACGACGCGGCGAAGGTTCTCGCCGACCCGAAGGCCTACGCCGACGAGGCGCGCCTGCACGCCGCCCTGACGCACCTGCGCGCACACGCCCCGGTGTCGCTCGTCGACGTACCGGACTACCGCCCCTTCTGGGCGGTCACCAAACACGCCGACATCATGGCCATCGAGCGGGACAACGAGTTGTGGATCAACGCCCCGCGTCCGATGCTCGTCACCGCGGCCACCGACGACCTGTCCCAGGCCAACCTCGCCGCCGGCGGCGGGCTGCGCACGTTGATCCACATGGACGACCCGCTGCACCGCGACATCCGCAAGATCGGCGCGGACTGGTTCCGCCCCAAGGCGATGCGCGCGCTCAAGACCCGCGTCGACGAACTGGCCAAGATCTACGTCGACAAGATGGTCGAAAAAGGTACCGAGTGCGACTTCGTCCAGGAGGTCGCGGTCAACTTCCCGCTGTATGTGATCCTGTCGCTGCTCGGCCTGCCGGAATCGGACTTCGGCCGGATGCTCAAGCTCACCCAGGAGATGTTCGGTGGCGACGACGACGAGTTGACCCGCGGTAAGAGCCCCGAGGAACTGCACGAGGTCATCACCGACTTCTTCCGCTACTTCACCGCGCTGACCGCCGAGCGCCGGGCCAACCCCACCGAGGATCTGGCCTCGGCCATCGCCAACGCCAAGATCGACGGCGAATTCCTCAACGACATCGACTGCCTGTCCTACTACGTGATCGTGGCCAGCGCCGGGCACGACACCACCAGCGCGGCGATCTCCGGCGGGCTGCTCGCCCTGATCCAGAACCCGGACGAGTTGGCCCGGCTCAAGGCCCACCCGGAACTGATGGGCACCGCGACCGAGGAGATGATCCGCTGGACCACCCCGGTCAAGGAGTTCATGCGCACCGCCACCGCCGACACCGAGGTGCGCGGCGTGCCGATCAAGGAGGGTGAGTCGGTGCTGCTGTCCTACGTCTCGGCCAACCGCGACGAGGACATCTTCGACCAGCCGTTCCGCTTCGACGTCGGCCGCGACCCGAACAAGCACCTGTCGTTCGGTTACGGCGTGCACTTCTGCCTGGGCGCCGCACTCGCCCGGATGGAGATCAACAGCTTCTTCAGCGAGCTCGTCCCGCGCCTGGAATCGATCGAACTGGCCGGCGACCCGGAGTTCATCGCGACGATCTTCGTCGGCGGCCTCAAGCATCTGCCGATTCGGTATTCGCTGCGCTGA
- a CDS encoding cytochrome P450: MSTSAMDLEMDEAAKALADPSAYADDQRLHAALTHLRAHNPVAWVDSPPYRPFWAITKHADIMAIERANDLFLSEPRPVLVTAEADDLARAQLEAGMGLRTLIHMDDPHHRKIRAIGADWFRPKAMRDLKVRVDELAKRYVDKMRDIGPECDFVTEIAVNFPLYVILSLLGLPEEDFGRMHMLTQEMFGGDDDEYKRGATPEEQMAVLTDFFNYFGALTASRRENPTEDLASAIANGLVDGEPMSDVDTLSYYVIVASAGHDTTKDAISGGLLALIENPGELQRLKDDPGLMGTAVEEMIRWATPVKEFMRTAAADTEVRGVPIKEGESVYLAYVSANRDEEVFDEPFRFDVGRDPNKHLAFGYGVHFCLGAALARMEMNSLFTELLPRLDHIELAGTPELSATTFVGGLKHLPIRYSLR; encoded by the coding sequence ATGAGCACGTCGGCAATGGATCTGGAGATGGACGAGGCCGCGAAGGCCCTGGCCGATCCCTCGGCATACGCCGACGATCAGCGACTGCACGCGGCGCTGACCCATCTGCGGGCCCACAATCCGGTGGCGTGGGTCGACAGTCCGCCGTACCGGCCGTTCTGGGCGATCACCAAACACGCCGACATCATGGCGATCGAACGGGCCAACGACCTGTTCCTGTCCGAGCCGCGGCCGGTGCTGGTCACCGCGGAGGCCGACGACCTCGCCAGGGCGCAGCTCGAGGCGGGTATGGGCCTGCGGACGCTGATCCACATGGACGATCCGCACCACCGCAAGATCCGCGCCATCGGGGCGGACTGGTTCCGACCGAAAGCCATGCGCGACTTGAAAGTTCGCGTCGACGAACTCGCCAAGCGCTACGTCGACAAGATGCGCGACATCGGACCGGAATGCGACTTCGTCACCGAGATCGCGGTGAACTTCCCGCTCTACGTGATCCTGTCGCTGCTCGGCCTGCCCGAAGAGGACTTCGGCCGGATGCACATGCTGACCCAGGAGATGTTCGGCGGCGACGACGACGAGTACAAGCGAGGGGCCACCCCCGAGGAGCAGATGGCCGTCCTGACCGACTTCTTCAACTACTTCGGGGCCCTGACGGCGTCACGGCGGGAGAACCCGACCGAGGATCTGGCGTCGGCGATCGCGAACGGACTCGTCGACGGCGAACCGATGTCGGACGTGGACACGTTGTCGTACTACGTCATCGTCGCCAGCGCCGGCCACGACACCACCAAGGACGCGATCTCCGGTGGACTGCTCGCGCTCATCGAGAACCCCGGCGAACTCCAGCGCCTCAAGGACGATCCCGGCCTGATGGGCACCGCGGTCGAGGAGATGATCCGTTGGGCCACCCCGGTCAAGGAGTTCATGCGCACGGCGGCCGCCGACACCGAGGTACGCGGTGTGCCGATCAAGGAAGGCGAATCGGTCTATCTCGCCTATGTTTCGGCGAACCGCGACGAGGAGGTGTTCGACGAGCCGTTCCGTTTCGACGTGGGCCGCGACCCGAACAAGCACCTCGCCTTTGGCTACGGCGTGCACTTCTGCCTGGGCGCAGCACTCGCGCGGATGGAGATGAACAGCCTGTTCACCGAACTCCTGCCGCGGCTGGACCACATCGAATTGGCCGGTACCCCTGAGCTTTCGGCGACGACGTTCGTCGGCGGGCTCAAGCACCTGCCGATTCGGTACTCGTTGCGCTGA
- a CDS encoding TetR/AcrR family transcriptional regulator: protein MTATNGDPRPARSRARLLDAATTLLRSGGPSAVTIDAVTRSANVARATLYRHFPSANDLLAAAFQSLLQPAPMPPAEGSLRDQLIAVVVGWADPISEAPTTLAAMTWLASGPDLGPWAEARDPDAGSSVASLRERILQSYSAPFEAIFDGAQAAELGLTDVDRIQAIALLIGPLILGRLSTLADFDYHACAEAAVDGFLATHTVSATSTESAGA, encoded by the coding sequence ATGACCGCCACGAATGGCGATCCCAGACCGGCCCGCTCGCGCGCCCGGCTACTCGACGCAGCGACGACGCTGCTGCGGTCCGGCGGCCCCAGCGCGGTGACGATCGATGCGGTCACCCGCAGCGCCAACGTCGCCCGGGCCACCCTCTACCGGCATTTCCCCAGCGCCAACGATCTGCTCGCCGCCGCCTTCCAAAGCCTGCTGCAACCCGCCCCGATGCCGCCGGCCGAGGGCAGCCTGCGCGATCAGCTCATCGCCGTCGTGGTCGGCTGGGCCGATCCCATCTCAGAGGCGCCCACCACGCTCGCCGCCATGACGTGGCTCGCGTCCGGACCGGACCTCGGCCCATGGGCCGAGGCACGCGATCCCGACGCGGGAAGTTCGGTCGCCTCCCTGCGCGAGCGCATCCTGCAGTCCTACTCGGCGCCGTTCGAGGCGATCTTCGACGGCGCCCAGGCCGCCGAACTCGGCCTCACCGACGTCGACCGGATCCAGGCCATCGCGCTGCTCATCGGTCCACTGATCCTCGGCCGGCTGAGCACCCTGGCCGATTTCGACTATCACGCCTGCGCGGAGGCCGCCGTGGACGGATTCCTGGCGACCCACACCGTCAGCGCAACGAGTACCGAATCGGCAGGTGCTTGA
- a CDS encoding MFS transporter, which translates to MVDTLPRTDQDIDAEIAALSKRKRIWLLVIASVDVLMVISSMVALNAALPDIALQTSATQSQLTWIVDGYTLALACLLLPAGAIGDRYGRRGALLVGLAIFAVASLAPVLFDSPMQIIIARAVAGVGAALIMPATLSLLTAAFPKSERNKAVGIWAGVAGSGAIFGFLGTGLLLNYFSWQSIFYMFAAGALLMFVLTCTIGSSRDDTAAPIDWVGGALIGTAIAVFVLGVVEAPSRGWTDVLVIGCIAGGVALAVLFALVQLRRDHPLLDVRLFLRPDFATGAAGITFLFIANFGFFFVEMQFMQLVMGYSALQTAFALSPLAFPVLILGGTLHLYLPKVGLRFAVSVGLLLMAVGLFSMQFLDADATFLDLMWPMLIVASGIGLCTAPTTSAIMNAVPNEKQGVASAVNDATREIGAAVGIAVAGSILAAAYHSTLAPKLGAMPEQIRDTATDSLAYALSVSEQLGPQGEQLAYLAKEAFMESADQALFVLSALSVVGSVFIAIWSPGRDGRQWSAVRRLRKNRSAPAEVAP; encoded by the coding sequence ATGGTCGACACCCTCCCGCGCACCGACCAGGATATCGACGCCGAGATTGCCGCTCTGTCGAAGCGGAAACGGATCTGGCTGCTGGTCATCGCCAGCGTCGACGTGCTGATGGTCATCTCGTCGATGGTGGCGCTCAACGCGGCGCTGCCCGACATCGCGCTGCAGACCTCCGCGACACAGTCCCAGTTGACCTGGATCGTCGACGGTTACACGCTGGCGCTGGCCTGCCTGCTGCTGCCGGCGGGCGCCATCGGCGACCGCTACGGTCGGCGGGGTGCGCTCCTGGTGGGCCTCGCGATCTTCGCGGTGGCCTCGCTGGCCCCGGTGCTGTTCGACAGCCCGATGCAGATCATCATCGCGCGGGCCGTCGCCGGCGTCGGCGCGGCGCTCATCATGCCCGCCACCCTCTCGCTGCTCACCGCCGCGTTCCCGAAGTCCGAGCGCAACAAGGCCGTCGGCATCTGGGCCGGTGTGGCGGGGTCGGGCGCGATCTTCGGCTTCCTCGGTACCGGGCTCCTGCTGAACTACTTCTCGTGGCAGTCGATCTTCTACATGTTCGCCGCGGGCGCACTGCTGATGTTCGTGCTGACGTGCACCATCGGTTCGTCGCGTGACGATACGGCGGCGCCCATCGACTGGGTCGGCGGTGCGCTGATCGGCACCGCGATCGCCGTCTTCGTCCTGGGGGTGGTCGAAGCGCCCTCCCGCGGGTGGACCGACGTCCTCGTCATCGGCTGTATCGCCGGCGGGGTCGCACTCGCCGTGCTGTTCGCACTGGTGCAGTTGCGCCGCGACCATCCGCTGCTCGACGTGCGACTGTTCCTGCGACCCGACTTCGCCACCGGCGCGGCCGGGATCACCTTCCTGTTCATCGCCAACTTCGGCTTCTTCTTCGTCGAGATGCAGTTCATGCAGCTGGTGATGGGGTACAGCGCGCTGCAGACGGCGTTCGCCCTGTCCCCGCTGGCGTTTCCGGTCCTGATCCTGGGCGGGACGTTGCACCTCTATCTGCCGAAGGTGGGTCTGCGGTTCGCGGTGAGCGTCGGGCTGCTGCTGATGGCCGTCGGCTTGTTCTCGATGCAGTTCCTCGACGCCGACGCGACCTTCCTCGACCTCATGTGGCCGATGCTCATCGTCGCGTCCGGCATCGGATTGTGCACGGCGCCGACCACATCGGCGATCATGAATGCCGTCCCCAACGAGAAGCAGGGCGTGGCTTCGGCGGTCAACGACGCCACCCGCGAGATCGGCGCGGCGGTCGGGATCGCCGTCGCCGGGTCGATCCTGGCGGCCGCCTACCACAGCACGCTGGCGCCGAAGCTCGGTGCGATGCCCGAGCAGATCCGCGACACCGCAACCGATTCGCTCGCCTACGCGCTGTCGGTGTCCGAACAACTCGGCCCGCAGGGCGAGCAGTTGGCCTACCTCGCCAAGGAGGCGTTCATGGAGTCCGCAGACCAGGCGCTGTTCGTACTGTCGGCGCTGTCGGTGGTGGGGTCGGTGTTCATCGCGATCTGGTCGCCCGGACGCGACGGACGGCAGTGGTCCGCCGTGCGCCGCCTGCGGAAGAACCGGTCGGCACCCGCGGAGGTTGCGCCGTAG
- a CDS encoding aspartate/glutamate racemase family protein, with product MRLLLVNPNTTASMTAAIAASASAVADPGTVVEALNPTDGPSSIENEADEHRCVPHLLDVLRDACARTQNRPDAYVIACFGDPGLDEARELLDAPVLGIAQAAMHGAALLAGTFSVVTSMSATVPRGWQLAKAYTPNACQGVYACDIPVLRIDSDPATIEPIADLCAHALRADGSRSIVLGCAAMARFAEPLSQRLGVPVIDGVAAATRLAEALTPLSPR from the coding sequence GTGCGACTGCTCCTGGTGAACCCGAACACGACGGCGTCGATGACCGCCGCGATCGCCGCGTCCGCGTCCGCAGTGGCGGACCCCGGTACGGTCGTCGAGGCGCTCAACCCCACCGACGGCCCGTCCAGCATCGAGAACGAGGCGGACGAACACCGTTGCGTGCCACACCTTCTCGATGTCCTCCGCGACGCGTGTGCGCGCACTCAGAACCGCCCCGACGCGTACGTGATCGCGTGTTTCGGCGATCCGGGTCTCGACGAGGCGCGAGAACTGCTCGACGCGCCGGTGCTGGGCATCGCCCAGGCGGCCATGCACGGCGCCGCCCTGCTCGCGGGGACCTTCTCGGTGGTGACGTCGATGTCGGCGACCGTGCCCCGTGGGTGGCAGCTCGCCAAGGCCTACACCCCGAACGCGTGTCAGGGCGTGTACGCCTGCGACATCCCGGTGCTGCGCATCGACTCCGATCCGGCCACCATCGAGCCGATCGCCGACCTGTGTGCGCACGCGCTGCGGGCGGACGGCAGCCGCTCGATCGTGCTCGGTTGCGCCGCGATGGCCCGCTTCGCCGAGCCGCTCTCGCAGCGTCTGGGTGTCCCGGTCATCGACGGCGTCGCGGCCGCCACCCGCCTGGCCGAGGCGTTGACCCCGCTCAGCCCGCGATGA
- the mftG gene encoding mycofactocin dehydrogenase MftG, protein MHSDVLIVGAGSAGSVLAERLSADPRCRVTVVEAGPAPSDPRVAQQISDGLRLPIGSASSVVRHYLTTLTDAPPRRAQITRGAVVGGSGAVNGGYFCRGLPADFDGWRVPGWTWRDVLPHFRAIETDLDFTGPLHGDSGPITVSRVRDFDGCTASFVEATRRAGFRWVEDLSGLDADVPVDGVGAVPLNVDSGTRLGPGGAFLQPALERDNLDLLPDTRVTRVQIDRGRAVAVECAGPTGRQTLTADRIVLCAGAIATAQLLMISGVGPAEALRALGIRVWSDVPVGASTSDHPEWVIPVRWTPTHDLPPLEAVLTTDSGIEIRPYTSGFAAMVHGPGDDPADHPHIGVALMRPRSRGRLTLASADPLVPPLIEHRYDSEPDDVADLAAGAQIAHEIISGTVPSGELSWSTSQHLAGTAPMGGEDDPRAVLDPRCRVRGVDALWVVDGSVMPALTSRGPHATITMIGHRAAEFIAG, encoded by the coding sequence GTGCACAGCGACGTTCTGATCGTCGGCGCCGGAAGCGCCGGATCCGTTTTGGCCGAACGACTTTCCGCCGACCCGCGGTGCCGCGTCACCGTGGTGGAGGCGGGCCCGGCGCCGTCCGATCCACGGGTGGCCCAACAGATCAGCGACGGGCTGCGGCTGCCGATCGGCAGCGCCAGCTCGGTGGTCCGGCACTACCTGACCACGCTCACCGACGCACCGCCGCGGCGCGCGCAGATCACGCGCGGCGCCGTCGTCGGCGGATCCGGGGCGGTCAACGGCGGATACTTCTGCCGCGGGCTGCCCGCCGATTTCGACGGATGGCGGGTTCCCGGCTGGACGTGGCGCGACGTGCTGCCGCACTTCCGGGCGATCGAGACCGACCTCGACTTCACCGGGCCACTGCACGGGGACAGCGGGCCGATCACGGTCAGCCGGGTGCGTGACTTCGACGGATGTACGGCGTCTTTCGTCGAGGCCACCCGCCGTGCCGGTTTCCGGTGGGTCGAGGATCTGAGCGGGCTCGACGCGGACGTGCCCGTCGACGGCGTGGGTGCGGTGCCGTTGAACGTCGACAGCGGAACCCGCCTCGGACCGGGCGGGGCGTTCCTGCAACCGGCGCTCGAACGGGACAACCTCGACCTGCTGCCCGATACGCGGGTCACGCGGGTCCAGATCGACCGGGGACGCGCCGTGGCGGTCGAGTGCGCAGGCCCCACCGGTCGGCAGACCCTCACCGCGGACCGGATCGTGCTGTGCGCGGGCGCGATCGCCACCGCGCAGCTGCTGATGATCTCAGGCGTGGGCCCGGCAGAGGCATTGCGGGCGTTGGGCATTCGGGTGTGGTCCGATGTGCCCGTCGGCGCCTCGACGTCCGACCACCCCGAATGGGTGATCCCGGTGAGGTGGACGCCGACCCACGACCTGCCGCCACTGGAGGCGGTCCTCACCACCGACTCCGGTATCGAGATCCGGCCGTACACATCGGGTTTCGCGGCCATGGTGCACGGGCCGGGGGACGACCCCGCCGACCATCCGCACATCGGCGTCGCGTTGATGCGGCCGCGGTCCAGGGGCAGGCTCACTCTCGCCTCGGCGGATCCGCTGGTCCCCCCGCTGATCGAACACCGCTACGACAGTGAACCCGACGACGTGGCCGACCTGGCCGCCGGCGCGCAGATCGCCCACGAGATCATCAGCGGCACAGTGCCTTCCGGTGAGTTGTCCTGGTCGACGTCCCAGCATCTGGCCGGAACCGCGCCCATGGGCGGCGAGGACGATCCGCGTGCGGTGCTCGACCCTCGGTGCCGGGTTCGCGGCGTCGACGCGCTGTGGGTGGTCGACGGTTCGGTCATGCCCGCCCTCACCAGCCGGGGCCCACATGCGACGATCACGATGATCGGGCACCGGGCCGCGGAGTTCATCGCGGGCTGA
- the mftF gene encoding mycofactocin biosynthesis glycosyltransferase MftF (Members of this protein family, MftF, are glycosyltransferases, members of PF00535 (glycosyl transferase family 2). The encoding gene is found as part of the mycofactocin cassette, in Mycobacterium tuberculosis, many other Actinobacteria, and occasional members of other lineages. Mycofactocin itself, a putative redox carrier, is a heavily modified derivative of the C-terminal Val-Tyr dipeptide of the mycofactocin precursor MftA (TIGR03969).), with protein MTGPRLPDGFAVQVDRRVKVLDEGAALLGGSPTRLLRLAPAAQTMLSGGRLEVHDATSAQLARTLLDATVAHPRPASGPSHRDVTVVIPVRDNISGLQRLLASLRGLRVIVVDDGSATPIECTHMSGVHCDVRVIRHDRSRGPAAARNTGAAACPTDFVAFLDSDVLPRRGWLEALLGHFCDPAVALVAPRIVGLRTADNPVARYEAVRSSLDLGHREAPVVPYGPVSYVPSAAIICRRRALDEVGGFDETMHSGEDVDLCWRLVEAGARLRYEPIALVAHDHRTDLGEWFLRKAFYGKSAAPLAVRHPGKTAPLVISGWTLVVWVLMAMGSCIGYLASMLAAALTARRVANSLSSVQTEPRQVAAIAAQGLWSAALQLASAICRHYWPIALLAALVSRRCRQAVLIAAVVDGVVDWAARRGNTDDDTKQVGLLTYVLLRRLDDIAYGLGLWTGVVRERHLGALKPQIRT; from the coding sequence GTGACCGGGCCTCGGCTGCCCGACGGCTTTGCTGTGCAGGTCGACCGCCGGGTCAAGGTACTCGACGAGGGCGCTGCGCTGCTCGGCGGTTCGCCCACCCGGCTGCTGCGGCTGGCACCGGCCGCGCAAACCATGCTCAGCGGCGGCCGCCTCGAGGTGCACGACGCCACGAGCGCACAGTTGGCGCGCACTCTGCTCGACGCCACCGTCGCCCACCCACGCCCGGCCAGCGGCCCGTCGCACCGCGACGTGACGGTCGTTATTCCAGTGCGCGACAACATCTCCGGTCTGCAGCGCCTGCTCGCGTCGCTGCGCGGCCTGCGCGTCATCGTCGTCGACGACGGATCGGCGACACCGATCGAGTGCACCCACATGTCCGGCGTGCACTGTGACGTCCGGGTGATCCGCCACGACCGCAGCAGGGGACCCGCGGCCGCCCGCAACACCGGCGCGGCGGCCTGCCCGACCGACTTCGTGGCGTTCCTCGACTCCGACGTGCTACCGCGTCGCGGATGGCTCGAGGCGTTGCTGGGCCACTTCTGCGACCCCGCGGTCGCGCTGGTCGCACCCCGCATCGTGGGGCTGCGCACCGCCGACAACCCGGTGGCCCGGTACGAGGCGGTGCGCTCATCGCTCGATCTCGGGCACCGGGAGGCGCCCGTGGTGCCCTACGGTCCGGTGTCCTACGTGCCGAGCGCCGCGATCATCTGCCGGCGGCGCGCGCTCGACGAGGTCGGCGGGTTCGACGAGACGATGCACTCCGGTGAGGACGTCGACCTGTGCTGGCGACTGGTGGAGGCGGGAGCCCGGCTGCGCTACGAGCCGATCGCCCTGGTCGCCCACGACCACCGGACCGACCTGGGGGAGTGGTTCCTCCGCAAGGCGTTCTACGGAAAGTCCGCGGCGCCGCTGGCGGTTCGGCATCCGGGCAAGACCGCGCCGCTGGTGATCTCGGGCTGGACCCTGGTGGTCTGGGTGCTGATGGCGATGGGCAGCTGTATCGGCTACCTGGCCTCGATGCTCGCGGCGGCCCTGACCGCCCGGCGGGTGGCCAACTCGTTGAGCTCGGTACAGACCGAACCGCGTCAGGTGGCCGCCATCGCCGCGCAGGGACTGTGGTCTGCGGCGCTGCAACTGGCGTCGGCGATCTGCCGGCACTACTGGCCGATCGCCCTGCTGGCGGCGCTGGTGTCACGCCGCTGCCGGCAGGCGGTGTTGATCGCCGCGGTGGTCGACGGCGTGGTCGACTGGGCCGCGCGGCGCGGTAACACCGACGACGACACCAAACAGGTCGGGTTACTGACCTATGTGCTGTTGCGCCGGCTCGACGACATCGCCTACGGGCTCGGCCTGTGGACCGGGGTGGTGCGCGAACGGCACCTCGGGGCGCTCAAACCCCAGATCCGGACGTAA